A stretch of the Nicotiana tabacum cultivar K326 chromosome 6, ASM71507v2, whole genome shotgun sequence genome encodes the following:
- the LOC107773917 gene encoding uncharacterized protein LOC107773917 isoform X1, which produces MNIICWTKMARARNCSKPVIWIWLISALTFYALFLMVTRNSTEWSISNAEQRSRLYHKMENDLEEHGAAFLKQGETTQSLTLSDLFTLKDGVVTPVLKAANPPVRANVLYLNPEYSVPIAEAVRAVFSPHFDKAIWFQNSSLYHFSMFHASHHITAVPASEAQIEAEANAVRAVSETICPIKISLDRVVLTSTGVLVGCWQVDSGTDPVTIRQKLRNALPHAPAKQLYDAVMLHTSFARLLGHPSSWPEEANRVSELQFLHELVTRLNNKIHGTKATVSELWNVEEYDILALALNGRMKVRKFQLGCSKV; this is translated from the exons ATGAATATAATCTGTTGGACTAAAATGGCTAGGGCTAGGAACTGCTCGAAACCGGTGATTTGGATCTGGTTAATCTCTGCCCTTACCTTTTATGCTCTTTTCCTTATGGTTACCCGCAATTCTACAG AATGGTCTATCTCAAATGCGGAGCAGAGGTCTAGATTGTATCATAAGATGGAAAACGACTTGGAGGAGCACGGAGCTGCTTTCCTCAAACAGGGAGAAACTACTCAATCACTTACCCTATCAGATCTGTTTACTCTCAAAGATGGAGTAGTCACTCCTGTACTCAAG GCTGCAAATCCTCCTGTGCGAGCAAATGTTTTGTATCTCAACCCAGAATATTCTGTCCCTATTGC GGAAGCTGTGAGAGCTGTATTCTCACCACATTTTGATAAAG CAATTTGGTTTCAGAACTCTAGCTTATATCACTTTAGCATGTTCCATGCTTCACATCACATAACAGCTGTACCTGCCTCTGAAGCACAG ATTGAAGCTGAAGCAAATGCTGTTAGAGCTGTTTCTGAGACAATCTGCCCAATAAAAATTTCCCTAGACAGAGTGGTTCTAACATCAACTGGGGTGCTAGTAGGTTGTTGGCAG GTGGATTCTGGAACTGATCCTGTAACTATCCGACAAAAATTGAGAAATGCTCTTCCACATGCTCCTGCAAAGCAACTT TATGATGCTGTAATGCTTCATACATCATTTGCCAGGCTTCTGGGACACCCTAGCAGCTGGCCTGAG GAAGCAAATAGGGTTTCAGAACTCCAATTTCTCCATGAGCTCGTGACTAGGTTAAACAATAAAATCCATGGCACTAAG GCAACAGTCAGTGAGCTCTGGAATGTGGAGGAATATGACATATTGGCGCTTGCGTTGAATGGGAGAATGAAAGTTCGCAAGTTCCAGCTTGGCTGTTCGAAAGTGTGA
- the LOC107773917 gene encoding uncharacterized protein LOC107773917 isoform X2, giving the protein MENDLEEHGAAFLKQGETTQSLTLSDLFTLKDGVVTPVLKAANPPVRANVLYLNPEYSVPIAEAVRAVFSPHFDKAIWFQNSSLYHFSMFHASHHITAVPASEAQIEAEANAVRAVSETICPIKISLDRVVLTSTGVLVGCWQVDSGTDPVTIRQKLRNALPHAPAKQLYDAVMLHTSFARLLGHPSSWPEEANRVSELQFLHELVTRLNNKIHGTKATVSELWNVEEYDILALALNGRMKVRKFQLGCSKV; this is encoded by the exons ATGGAAAACGACTTGGAGGAGCACGGAGCTGCTTTCCTCAAACAGGGAGAAACTACTCAATCACTTACCCTATCAGATCTGTTTACTCTCAAAGATGGAGTAGTCACTCCTGTACTCAAG GCTGCAAATCCTCCTGTGCGAGCAAATGTTTTGTATCTCAACCCAGAATATTCTGTCCCTATTGC GGAAGCTGTGAGAGCTGTATTCTCACCACATTTTGATAAAG CAATTTGGTTTCAGAACTCTAGCTTATATCACTTTAGCATGTTCCATGCTTCACATCACATAACAGCTGTACCTGCCTCTGAAGCACAG ATTGAAGCTGAAGCAAATGCTGTTAGAGCTGTTTCTGAGACAATCTGCCCAATAAAAATTTCCCTAGACAGAGTGGTTCTAACATCAACTGGGGTGCTAGTAGGTTGTTGGCAG GTGGATTCTGGAACTGATCCTGTAACTATCCGACAAAAATTGAGAAATGCTCTTCCACATGCTCCTGCAAAGCAACTT TATGATGCTGTAATGCTTCATACATCATTTGCCAGGCTTCTGGGACACCCTAGCAGCTGGCCTGAG GAAGCAAATAGGGTTTCAGAACTCCAATTTCTCCATGAGCTCGTGACTAGGTTAAACAATAAAATCCATGGCACTAAG GCAACAGTCAGTGAGCTCTGGAATGTGGAGGAATATGACATATTGGCGCTTGCGTTGAATGGGAGAATGAAAGTTCGCAAGTTCCAGCTTGGCTGTTCGAAAGTGTGA